From the genome of Watersipora subatra chromosome 9, tzWatSuba1.1, whole genome shotgun sequence:
AAACAAGTTCAAATTTTGAAGCACTTAATATCCTATTCCAAAAATGATGCAgaaatttgcaaattttttttaaaaattattgttgGTATTTGAACATTGCTTAAAATTTTAtgcatttaaataaataaataaaatcgttttaaatattttatagtgttatctagctgcattattttgattgttGTAGACTGTAATTCCAACCCGGATATAAAAAATGAATAACTTAAGAAATGTTAACAGCCTGACACTATTCTAACTAAAAATAATTGAttaaaaaatgaacatttaatTGAGATTGCTAAAAGCAGGATAAGACTATGGATATATTTAGGACTCTCGATATATCTGAATAATGAGCAAGGTTACAGATATATTTATGACTAAATCGTAGTAAGTATTTGGAGTAACTAGCTGTGACAAAGATTTTGCCATGGTAGAAGATGGCTGTGACCTATGTAAGTTGAATAAAGATAGAAGCCTCCATATGTATGCAGAATTTTCATTATGTTACATGAAACAGCTCATGAAGCTTCTAATGAGCTGTATATAAGCAGATAGATAGCAATGGTATTGTCAAACCTATCTTATGTAAGCAGCCTAGCCTAAGCTTCAAAGAAACCCATTTGACTTGTCAGCATCTTCCTAATATTGGCTGGTTAAACACTAATCAACCGATATGATTTTATGAAGCCTTCCCCAGTCCTTTCTTTCACATCAGAAACTGGTGGGTGGAGAATGACTTTGTGATACAGAAAAATCAAATGTTAAAGATTTCTTATAATAAGCTTGATTCTTTGATGTTGAAATTAAAACAGGAAGCAACTTTTGTTAAACTAATAACAGAGAATCACACGCAGGTTAGGAACATCAACAATCACACCAGACAAACGGCGGAAATGTGACATTAATTTTGGAGCCTTGAGCATCGCATGATTCTGAAACACAAGTAACATCAAGGGAAAAAGTGGGCTTCACCATTTATGGAAGTAGAAATACTGCAACTGAATGCAGAAAACTCACAAATACAAAAACGCACGACTTTTTCTGTCAAAATAAACTTGTTTCCAAACCATGCTAATGATAGGGTTCAATGCCAGTGTTGGACAATATCACTCAACATGACCTGCTGTGATAGATAAGCATGACTGTGGGAAGCTAATCACCAATTCCCAGCTTGTTCTCTCAATTCTTCTTTCAAAGAAAACTCAAACTCTGCATTGCCAACACACTCTTTAAGGGCAGATCAGTTCACAAATGCTCACTGATGCATTTGGGAAGTAGGAGCTGGCACTTAAATAATTTGGCTATCACTTGCCACTGAAATCTTTCAGACATATTGGACATAATAAGAATAAAAGGGGCAAACTGCTGTACTGACCACCTCTTGATAAAAACTAACGCTAAGCTTAAAATTAAGAGACATGCAAAAGTAAGAACATATTGCCAGTAGCTTATGTCTAATGACTTTGGAAAATAAAGTGAAGTGAAATATAGAGTTGGCTCTCTTGAAAAAcaaggcagaaatatttcaGGAGTAGATAAACAGTTCTAAGTTTTAAAGAGACTGTGCGATGCATCAACAGAATACTTAAGGCCTGTTACCAGAAAAAGTTAAGATTGGTTTGTTGAGAGAACATCGATGAGCTTCATAAGCTTATTGACAACAGAAACCACAATCACCACGCAACTGATATTAAGTGGGTTTTTAAAGCAAAGTGTGACAATGAGGGAGATGTTGATAAATGCAAAAGTTGACAAGTAGCCAGAGGCTTTGAAAAAAAAGCAGGCATTAATTAGAAAAGACATACGCTCCACTAATAAACCATCCATCCCTAAGAGTCTTATCGGCATACAGCAACAGCAAAGAAATGATTATCTATCAGATGGATGTGGTAACAGCATGTTAAATGGAACCCTGAGcaagatattttttataaaaaaaaaccagAAAGATTTGTGGTACCATGTCAAAAAAGACTTGTTTACAAGATCAATAAGTCACTGTATGGCTTAAAGTAATAATTGAGGTGCTGGAACACATTGCTAGACAACTTTCCAAAATCTCAGAATTTTAACACATTTATGTACAAACCTGTGATGAGCTTAAGACTattattgcttttgatgttGATGACCTTGTATCATGTGCAAGAATGAAAAGGAGTCGGTGAATGTACAACCAGCCCTTGCTAACACATTTTGAAAGAGGGAATTGGGTGATAACTAATATACTTATTGTAATGTACCAATGTTTGTATTCTCCGATTATTCATGATCATCACACCTGTATGTCAGCTGATGCAACACATTATGtgaatcaacagtttttacaagCTAGTGCAGAAATGTTTCCTTGTTATGCTTTCAGTGTGGCAatctataatattgtttatcttattgtgtgtcgtctgattcattgctgacttgtttgtgacaaaatcgttcagtgaaataaattagtCTAGTCGAGCACAGCAAACAGTCAAGAAGCTCCCTGTGCACTTCTAATGATAATTAACgtataaatgaatacattaaattgGCGACGAAGGAAAAAGTTTCTGCGCTAGACTGGTAAAAATGGCAGCAACAGGTGCAACCACAGCGTCAGCGGTTCCGGTGTTTGGCGGGAAGGTTGAGACGTATTTGGAAAAATTGGACAGTTATTGTGTTTCACGGAACCAAACCGGAGAAGAAAAAACATGTGCTCATCATGGGACTGTCAGAAGAGCAATATGAAACGCTGGCCTGCCTAACTGCACCAAGGAAGCCAAAAGAAGTGGATGCAGAGGATTTAATTGAGCTGCTGCGAAGGCATTATGGAGCAACAACGAACAAGATGATGGAGCGGGCGAAATTCAGAGAGGTGAAAAGAAGTCCATCAGAGTCAGTTTCAGAGTTTGTGCTGAAACTACGATCTCAAGCTCGAACGTGTGAGTTTCAGGCTAATTTGGAAGAAAATCTGCTAGAACAGTTCCGGATAGGTGTCAATAGTAAGACAGTTCGGGACAGGATTTCAGCAATGCCAGCTGACAGACAAGCAGACCTTTCCGAAGTGGTAGCCATAGCTCGACAAGTGGAGATTGAGGAGAAATTAGACTCGATGAGTGTCACCACCCTACCTGCAGTCGATGTCTCAGCTGTAAGGAAGCAAAGGAGGCATGGTAAGAAATCGTCTACTCCTAGTTCTACTGTTAAGAAGAAAGCATGTTTCCGGTGTATGAGCGAGAAACATCTTAGCAGCAGTACAGATTGTCCAGCCCTGCACCGTAACTGTAACACATGCCACAAAAAAGGACACTTTGCGGGATCTAAATTCTGTAATGGAAAACCCAAAAGGTCTACTACCGTGTCCGCAGTAAACAACCCCGAGTCAAGCGATAGCGATATGTATGCCATTCAGCACATTAGAAGTAAGATGCCTAGATGCTACATCAACATTATGGGTGAGAGAATTCCATTCATTCTTGATACTGAAGCCTGCAGCAATATTATTGGTGTTGACACTTATAATAAGCTAAGTCCAAGCATAGCATCTCACTGCAAGCTGTCAATGATGATGACAATCTTTTTGGCTATGGCAGCAAGAGAAAATTAGATTTGTGTGGGTCATTCAGTGCTATTGTTCAATGTGGTCATAAAACGGCACGTGCTATTTTCTATGTTTACAATGGTGTGGCTAAATgcttgttatcacatgaaacagCTGTTAGTCTGTCTTTAGTGTCATATAGTGATAATGTTTTGTGTAACATTTTGCCTGGCAATTCTGATGACATAATTAAGAGTTTTCCGACAGTTTTCCAAGGTTTGGGTAAGCTGGTAGGATATCAGGTCAAATTCCACATAGACCCTACAGTAGAGCCAGTAGCTCAACCTCTTAGGAGAACTCCTTTTGGAGTCAGGGAGGGGTTACGTAGGAAATTAGATGCTATGGTGGGTTAGGATGTCATAGAGCAGGTTGTGGGTGTCCCGTCCCGGTGGAGCAGTCCCCTGGTGTGTGTACCTAAAGACAATGGTGACATTAGGGTAACGGTTGACATGCGAAGGGCAAATAAGGCAATTACTCGTGAACGCCACCCCATTCCCACAATCAAGGAAATGCTTGCTAATTTAGAGGGAGGGAAGGTTTTCTCTCATTTAGATATGAATCAGGGATTTAATCAGGTAGAATTGGAGAAAGAATCAAGGGATATTACCACTTTCTCCACTCCATTTGGCCTGTATCGTTACAATCCGTTGACAATGGGAGTCAATGCTAGCCCGGAATGTTTTCAGTATATCATCCAGCAGGTTTTGTCAGGTCTAGAGGGTGTACAAAACATGGCTGACGATATCTTCTTACAAGCTAGTTCGGTAGAGGAACATGATATAAGGTTGAAGGCTTTGCTTGAGCGACTCAGAGACGTTGGTATAACCTTGAACGCGAAGAAATGCCAATTCCGTTGTAGCAAGGTCAAGTTTCTAGGTTTTATTGTCTCAGATAAAGGTGTATCGGCAGATCCTGAGAAAGTAGAAGTGGTAGTTAATTTCAAAGCCCCACAGAATGCAACTGAGTGTAGAAGTTTCATGGGTCTTGTGAACTTTGTGGGCCGCTTTCTCCCTGATCTTGCAACTGTGTCAGAGCCTATCCGGAGATTGATGCATAAGAATGTTGTGTTTCGATGGGCAAGTGAGCAAAGGAAAGCGTTTGATAAGATCAAACACTTGATGAGCAAAGCAGAGACACTGGCGCATTATGATGCTAATGCTAAGACGAAATTAATTGCTGATGCATCTCCATTTGCTTTAGGGGCAGTGCTTGTACAGACACAGCATGGGGTTAACCAGGTGATTGCTTATGGTCATAGATCACTTTCTGATATCGAGAAGCGTTAACTGAGCGTGAGGCACTCTCATTGGAGTGGGCGTGTGAAAATTTCAGGCTATATTTGTTGGGCACAGAGTTTGAGCTGATAACTGTTCACAAGGCTTTGCAGTTTATTCTCAACAATCCTTGTTCTAAGCCAGTACCTAGGATAGAGCGATGGGCATTGAGGTTGCAGTCATTCAGGTTCAATGTAGTGTATCAGAGTGGCAAATCAAACATAGCAGATCCATTGTCTAGGATGGTGAATTGGGTTGGTGATTCTCCATTTATTAGCAATGTTACAAGTGAGAGTTATATGGAATACACAGCTCGTGACTCTGTTCCGAAAGCTATGACATGGGAGGAAATAGTTGACCAGTCTAATCAGTGTGAGGAAATCAAGCTCTTGAAAGAGACCATTTATAGCAATGATTTTGGGAGTTGTCCTTCCTCGTTCAAAAGTGTGTCTATTGAGCTTAGTGAGGTTCAGGGTGTTGTACTGAGAGATACAAGGATTGTTATACCCAGAAGTTTGAGAGATAAGGCTGTGGAACTCGCTCATGAAGGTCATCAGGGTATTGTAAAAACCAAGCAGAGGCTACGAACCAAAGTGTGGTGGCCAGGTATTGACAGAATGGCAGAGAGCTATTGTAGGAAATGCATTGAGTGTATGACAGTATCTCAGCCAGATCCACCTCAGCAGGTGACAATGACAAAGTTTCCGGATAAACCATGGTCATACTTGAGTGCTGACATTTTAGGTCCTTTACCAGATGGTAGGTCAATTATGGTGCTTGTCGACTATTACTCTCGATATTTTGAATGTGCATTTCTAGGCTCTACCAAGTCTGCAAAGATTATTGAGTTTCTAGACACCGTGTTTGCTAGGTTTGGGTACTGTGAGACTCTGAGAACGGATAATGGTCCTCAGTTTATATCAGCAGAGTTCCAGGATTATTTACAGGCTTGTAATATAAAGTGGATATCAACTACCCCATTGTGGCCTCAGGCAAATGGAGAGGTAGAAAGGGTAAATCGTACGATTCTCAAATCCTTGAAAATTGCACATGGTAAAAAGGAAAATTTAGGCAAGGCTTTGAGGGATTTTCTCATGGCATACAGATCAACACCGCACAGCAGCACAGGTGTGGCACCATTTAGCCTTCTGTTTGGTGGCCGTGAAATGAGAACTAAACTTCCTGGTTTGTGCGGTGAAACTGATCCATCTGTGTTTGAGAAAGCAGCTGATTTTGATGCAAGAGCTAAGCATGTAAACAAAGAAAATGTAGATCAGCGTTTATCCAGTAAGGATATTGAGATCGGAGATCAGGTTTTAATGAGAAAAGAGAAGGGGGAAAGCTAGATGGTAATTTTGAATCAAACCCCAAAACAGTTGTGGCTAAAGAAGGGTCTGAAATAATTGTTAGGGATGAGAGTGGGAAACAAACACGTAGAAACTCCACTTTTGTCAAAGTTTTGCCTGACGCAGTTCAACTGGGCCCTGGTAACCAAAGTACCTTAAAGGGGGCCAACAGGGCTGACTGTTCTATTCCACTGGCTCCTAACCATGACTCTACCCGACCACGTCACCCACCAGAGAGATATGGGGATATTAGGGTACATTAAACAGATTACAGTAGGACCTTGTGGAATTTGAAGCTGAAATCTTATTAGCCCTAGGATACTTTATAGCTAGTCTCATTTTAttctgattatatatatattttacactgTGTGTTACAAATTAGCTTTGTTTAATGGATGTTTTTCAAATAACTGCTTACACAAATGTAGCTGTCTGATTTATGTCACAACAGGACTTAATGCCTGTAAAATTGGTAAGGGATGTAATGTACCAATGTTTGTATTCTCTGATTATTCATGATCATTACACCTGTATGTCAGCTGATGCAACACATTATGtgaatcaacagtttttacaagCTAGTGCAGAAATGTTTCCTTGTTATGCTTTCAGTGTGGCAatctataatattgtttatcctattgtgtgtcgtctgattcattgctgacttgtttgtgacaaaatctttcagtgaaataaattagtCTAGTCTAGCACAGCAAACAGTCAATAAGCTCCCTGTGCACTTCTAATGATAATTAACgtataaatgaatacattaaacTTATTGTCTAGGACTCTAGGTATATCAGCTCTATATAAATGTGAAACTTTCAAACTTAGCCAAACGAACTACTTGAAGTGACTTTAAAAAATAAGGTATGAATAAATCAAACTCAGTTTCAACACTTGCTGCTGTTTATGTCAAACTGGTGAGATCTGACAGCAGCAAACCAGTTGATAGTGTAAATTAATAGTCAGTGATGATTATTAGTCGAGCCTGCTATATCTAACCATGGCAGCACTTTCAGATATTCAGTAGGATTGCTCTCAGGCTTTGTTCATGTCTCACTGAAATGCATCTCACAGCTGCCAAGCACATTTTGAGATGCTTAACGGATACAGCCGGCTCTGGACTTAATTATAGTAATTTGAGGGGCGATGATACAGAAGATTGTCACTTCTCCAGTAGAGTAGTATTTCTCAATGCAGGTAGACTAGTCAGCTAGTTGAGTAAACAGCAAACTAGGGTAGCACTTTCGACGCTGAACCTAAGTATATAACCCTTTTGAAGGTATAAAAGAAACTGTGTGGCTGCAGCAACTGTACAGTAGTGTTGATTTACTATTATCTTGCTCTACTACCACCAATGTAGACAAAATTTCAGCTGAGGCTATCGAAAACAATCCCAAAAGCAGTAAAAGGATGCAACATGGACATTAAGTACCATTATGTTagatatagatacatatatatatatatatatatatatatatacatgtatttataaaatatatacatgtatttataaaatatatacatgtatttataaaatatatacatgtatttataaaatatatacatgtatttataaaatatatacatgtatttataaaaaaaaaatatatatatatatacatggaaTGGAATggatgctgcacagtttgttacagagtgctcaatgataaatcagagctaaattataaaaatatgtaaaagtagAACTTCATTctataaattaaacattttattactaataggtTCATgtagtacaataagtatcacactcgtCAGATGAAATGCTTAAAATAAATCTCATACATGAGTAATATGCTGTTAtacagagttagataagctgatgATGGGGGTTATAGAAGGGTATGAGGTTATGAGggtacagaagccaaaagccaaataattaagtgatacaattgcgtagcaagaacttagatgaatgtctgcatgatgacAACATCTTGCTACGTTTATTAAGAGTGCCTAGTGACAGTCTGTAGATAATATAGAATTTCTCCCATAAGCATAAGTTGCACTTGCTGGAGatagtgttgtatgctttaTCATGTCGTAGAATTTTCCATGATATTGTgtagttggtattattgtcATTTAGTGAGTTTCTCTTAGGTGGGTGGTTAAAAGACGCTTTATGGTTTGTGACTCACGTCTTTAAAGTATTCTCTGTTAGTCCAATGTAGGTTTGGTCTGGTGAATCGATGTTGGTTTTCACAGAAGCCTGGTAAATTAATGATGTTTTCAAGCATTCTCTATTCATCAGACACTATTCTCTTTTTCTACAGTTGCATGTTCTGTCTTTATTTCGGTGTTGGTAGTCAGTATAGTTTTGTTGTGAGCATTGATGGACTCTCTTATATTATTCATACAACTGTAGCTAATTTTGATAGTGTTGATGTTGAATATTTTAGGTAGTGGGTGCCTTGTTGTAATTTCCTTCCTGACTAGTTTGATGAGGAGTTTACCAATAAGATATGAGATGGCGTATTagattcattttagacatttcatctgaagagtgtgatacttattgtaccacatgaaactattagtaataaaatgtttaacttatagagtgaagttccacttatacatattttatatatatctatatatatgtatttatataggCATTgtgtaaaatgtatatatatatatatatatatctatatataagaTACTTTACTTTACTTACCTGGTAAGTAAATGTATATTCATACATTTACTTACCAGGTAAGTAAATGTATGAATATACAATTTACTTACcttttttcagctactgacagtttcctgctagTGCGATCCtcaggctgtagacttcaaCGGGcacaagatggtgactttttAAACATCCCACTCTTTCATGTGATTGGAGGATTTgaattgtttgctttaaatatattgcaaatcagctttttcatgttttcaacGTATTTAGGTGTACAAACAGCAAGCTGTTTAACTAAACCAGCTTTCTAACACCAATAATGTGAAATAGGTCTGTCTAAAGCATGAAACCTTTTGAGGCTCAAGGTGGAACCATCTtaactacatgtagctgttgGCCAGTTACCGTGTGACACTTCTAGCAAAAAGAACAATATTTGCTAGCAAGATGGACTGAGTACTTTAGCAAGCTACTGAATAAGActcaaaagatttaaaaaaattcttctAGCAGATTTGATACTAGCCCCAATACAATATCGAATAAACAACTTTCCTAAAATAGTTGAGATCATTGAAGCAACTGAAATACTGAGCAAAGGGAAGTCACATGACTAGTAAGCAATCTATTCTGAGGTCATTAAACGACCAGGGCACAAACTGAGAGTGCTCTTCATGGGACAATAGAAGAGGCATGGAAAGCTGCTATAGTCAATCATGACTGATTTGTGATCAGCtcgtaactttctttaaaaAGGGAGACCCTGAGATGCGTCACAACTACAGAGGAATTTCATGACTACTTTTTCCTGGAAAAATCTGTGCGCTTGTCTTTTTTACTAGGTTGACATTATATGCACAAGGCTTCTAACTTGAGAACCAGTGTGCATTTTGTAGGGGAAAAGTTACACCAGAAATAACATTTGTAATAATGCAAATCTCAGAAAAATGCTTCaaacgaaaaatatttctgtatATGGTTTTTTACTAACTCACTCAAAGTGTTTCATGCTGTTAACCGGTCAACTTACTCAAAAATCCTACAAAAAAATGCCCTTTCTAGTCACTTTACCAGCCTAATCAATGTTCTACACACCAACTTAAAAGTTCAGTCCAGCTAAAGACAAAATGATCAAATCCATTCCTGGCCAACAATAGTGTTACACAGGGTTGTCTGTTTGATCCAACACTATTTTCTGTCTTTGTTACAGTTTCTCTTCAACATGCTTTTGGCAACTATGGCAGTAGGTACAAAGTAGGCTTTGAGAAAATCATTTCAAGGTAAACAATCACAACTCAGCAACAAAAACATGAAAGATGCTAGTTAAGCAACTCGCAATTGCTTATAGCACTGCCTTTGTTTCACACACTTGCGGTGATACACAGGAGATAGTCAGCAAATGTGTTAGAGCTATTAAAGTGCTTGAGCTTCATATAAGCATtaagaaaatgaaaatgtggtTCCAGCTGGTCACTAGAATACATGGCATTGGTCATAGTATTTAAATCAACAATGAACATCTTATCAGGGTGAAAAGACTCCAACATCTCTAGTCGACAATCACGAGCAACAACAAAATGGACAATGAGATAACTACTAGGTTTTTCCATGCTTTAACTTGTTTTAGatgactaaaaataaaattgtgttaTAACAAGGCTTTGAGCTTTACAACCAAACTCTTGGTTTATCAGGCCTTCATTTTATCGTATTTGTTATATAAAGCAGAAACCTTGCCAGCATACAAGCTAGCTGCTTATAAAGTTAACACATATTTGATGAAACATCTACATAAGATTTCAAATGTGAGGTGGTGGAATTTCATATTAAATGAAGACATTCTAACACGAGCCAAGTTACCTAGAATGTATGAAATTGCATTGACAATAAAACCACACACTGATGATGACGATTTTGAGTAGCAAAAGCTACAACAAACAAGTAATTAAGGTTGAGGAGCTCTGTTAGAAACATATATTGTTAAACGAAGGAACCCTAACATGCAATACAGAACCGCTAGTCATTTCGGCACAAGGGCATGTTCTTCCAACTAGGCAACTTTAACCACAGATCTAACAAAGTAGGAATATTTCTGGTTCCAGGCTTTGCAATAATGCTCCAAAGACTATCTAAACCTCAAGATGAGTGCAATAAGCTATCAAGAAGAAATTTACATTGTGATATGTGCAGTGTACTAATATCTATGTAATTGATATAGGTATAATCTAGTAAAAACACTGTTGAAAAGTTCATGATAGTGTTAATAAGAATGACCAAGCTAAACTTTTCTTGGGCTTCTAAACTAGAAACAATAAGCTTGTCTTGTCACAAATCCAAATATTTAAGTGATGGAAAACATGAGCAAGAAACCCACCATCATCGATATAGCAGTATTTAGCCTTTAAACAAGGGCAAAAACCAAAAACTATATTCCTCCCAAAAAGAAATTGTAAAGATCAGCTGCATTTTCATTAGTCATTAGAGTATTGGCTGTGACTTGTACCTCAAGTGTGGCTTGCTCAAATAAAGTCAGCATTCTACATAAGTCATAAGAAAAAAAACACAGCATTGAAAATGGCAAACATTTTTGAGGTGAGTGCAACAAATTCTAAAGTCTTTGTAGAATACCTGAACTTGTGTAAAAATCACATTCTTTAGATCAAAAAACTCTAGAATGCTTGATGATTCAAAATTCTCAAGACTTGTTAAGTTGTATTTACTcctagtttttttgtttttcatttagTTGGAAAAGCTTTGTTTTTGCTAGTGAAACATTTTTTGTCTATTGTTGTTACATCAAACAAAGTCAAGTTTTGGCAAAAatgatttaaatttattttctgtacTAAAAATATAgggattaaaatcgaaaaagaaAAGGACATTAGCTttgaaaacaaacaaacataagAATAATATATTTGAGATTATTGTTATAGGTTGTAAGCTCGTTACCACAATTAAACACTTTAAAATAATTAAGAAAAAACTAGTTGTCATgtgaaaacaaacaaaaaaatgagAAAACTTCTTGAAACCTATAATTGACGTGAAACTATCGCTTGCCATTGAAATTCCTTAGATGCACAGACTTGGAAATAACATTAGTTGGATTactataatttattttgaaCTATGATGAGATGTGGAATAAGTCAGGATGcttctttttaaatttatattcaaTTATTAGAAGTGTTTTCTAAAGCTGGATCTTGACTACACGTATGTGCATTAAGTAGCATTTTTAATGAAAAGCAggcaataaaaagtttttggagaTTTTGAGCTAATGTATTGCCTGCAAAACTAAAATACAATCAGTGACCCAGTGGGCTTATTATAATgattattgaatttttttaaataatcacaaCTGCTGTGTAATGTATGCATGCAAAGCTTCTGGAAGTAAGTAAAAAATCATTGATggaaattataaataaaagagAAGTATTAAGAGATCAGTAAAGAATATTGACATATAATTTTGTGCATGGAACTGTTCACTAAGTTTATTAAGTTTTcttatatcaataatatttgGCACGCAATTTTGCAAGTAGGCCTATTTGTAATCAAACCAATGGCTGAAATAT
Proteins encoded in this window:
- the LOC137404878 gene encoding uncharacterized protein, yielding MAFCTAEYTHYIEKLQQEFSNRFSQFQSTKHIIQLIKAPQKAKPNGKWVTQLPLKSVNVSSLQPELCNLKVIVFHGTKPEKKKHVLIMGLSEEQYETLACLTAPRKPKEVDAEDLIELLRRHYGATTNKMMERAKFREVKRSPSESVSEFVLKLRSQARTCEFQANLEENLLEQFRIGVNSKTVRDRISAMPADRQADLSEVVAIARQVEIEEKLDSMSVTTLPAVDVSAVRKQRRHGKKSSTPSSTVKKKACFRCMSEKHLSSSTDCPALHRNCNTCHKKGHFAGSKFCNGKPKRSTTVSAVNNPESSDSDMYAIQHIRSKMPRCYIN